The stretch of DNA GGGAGGCTCGATTCCTAACGCCCGCAGGTACACGTAGCCCTGGCCCCGGTGGTGAATCTCGTTGTCGATGGTGTAGATGGCGGCGGCCCAGCCGGTCATCTCACCCCAGGGAAGCGTGTGCGTCTGTGGGAAAAAGGCGAGGTCCACTTTCAGGAACTCCCGTTCCAGCCGCCCAGAGAGCGCGTCCCAGGCCTTCAGCAGTTCGGCGCGGTCCTTAGAGACGCCTTCCCGCCAGTCGGGCTCGGGCCACTTGCCGGTCAGCAGACCATTCAGGGTCAACTCGCTGACCTGGTGAATCTCCCAGGCCATCACCCCGAATGGGCGCATGGGCGGCGCGGCACTGAAGGTGAACAGTTGATCTTCCGCGAAGACCTCAATCACACGGCGGGTCAGGGCGCGGTGGCCCTGCCAATAGATAAGGAACTCCTCAAGCGAGACGATGGTTGCCGTCGCGGTGTTCGTCATCTTGCTCCCTCCTGGGATGGTGTTACGTCCCTAACGTAAACGAGATTCCCGTCAGGGCATGACGCTTTTGGGTGTCATGCTGTCTTCCATGTACGACCCCTCCATGCGGGTGCTGACCGTGCTGGAACTGCTGCAGGCGCGGGAAACCGTGACGGGCGCGGAGCTGGCGCGGCGGCTGGAGGTCAGCCCGCGCACCGTGCAGCGGTACGTGGCGCGGCTGCAAGACCTCGGCATCCCGGTGGAGGGGCGGCGGGGGGTGGGCGGCGCGTACCGCCTGAAACCCGGCTTCCGGCTGCCGCCGCTGATGTTCACGGGGGAAGAGGCCCTCAGCCTCGCGCTGGGGCTCCAGGCGCTGCGGCACCTGGGCTTGCAGGCCCTGGCTCCGGCGGCGCACTCGGCGGGCGCCAAGCTGGGGCGCACCCTGCCCCACGCCCTGCGCGAGAGCGTGCAGGCGCTGGAGGACGCCGTGCAACTGGACGCCTCGCCCTGGGTGG from Deinococcus terrestris encodes:
- a CDS encoding DinB family protein, translating into MTNTATATIVSLEEFLIYWQGHRALTRRVIEVFAEDQLFTFSAAPPMRPFGVMAWEIHQVSELTLNGLLTGKWPEPDWREGVSKDRAELLKAWDALSGRLEREFLKVDLAFFPQTHTLPWGEMTGWAAAIYTIDNEIHHRGQGYVYLRALGIEPPAFYER